A stretch of Prosthecobacter algae DNA encodes these proteins:
- a CDS encoding ABC transporter permease gives MLTPLDLKLFRDVNRMKGQIIAVSLVMACGLAMMIMTRSLILTLEGTRDAYYQRYRMADVFGSLKRAPLSMKDRMAEIPGVAAIETRVVLDAVLDLPGVLEPCTAHIVSLPEDRDPLLNQIFLRRGRIPRADARGEAVVSEAFALANKLDLGDGVHAIINGRRDRITVTGIGLSPEFVFEARAGETLPDNKRFGVFWMNYRAVAVAYNMDGAFNDFVVDIAPGAEPGPVIAEMDRLLMSYGAIGAYTRKDHGSAARLDDELRVLNALSFAYPVVFLSVAAFMVNAVLARLVRLQREQIAQLKALGYSSWQVGRHYLGFAMVIVVIGSIIGGVAGRFMGNGLLSMYELFFRFPSLKFMLDYGALGVALAVSAGASFLGVLSVVWMAVKLPPAEAMRPEPPADFKPSLMERIGLTRGTGPAFRMALRNIERRPWQSAFTVLGLSLATGLMVLPGSMEDSIDYLLTYQWNDVQRQDVVAFLIEPGSASALHDLEHLPGVIRAEPIRVVQARLTYGHHTRKLSITGMPKGADLNRVLDAKGHPIELPDEGIVMSVKLAEILGAKLGDEIQVSVLEGRRPVLNVPITGLREDFAGVAAYMDKLALHRLMQEGDSVSGAYLTVDQEGWTDFMTQVKETPRIAVTLVKKEQLAAFRTTTGESIGIIRKLYLTLAVIVAFGVVYNSARIALSERGRDLATLRVVGFTQREVGSVLLGELTILVLVALPVGLLFGRGLATFIMAAISTETIRMPLIISYKTYSIAVLVVLTAAGACFWVVGRMVHKLDMVGVLKARE, from the coding sequence ATGCTCACGCCTCTCGATCTCAAGCTCTTCCGCGATGTCAACCGCATGAAGGGGCAGATCATCGCCGTCTCCCTGGTGATGGCCTGCGGTCTGGCGATGATGATCATGACGCGCAGCCTCATCCTGACGCTGGAAGGCACGCGCGATGCGTACTACCAGCGCTACCGAATGGCGGATGTGTTTGGCTCGCTGAAACGTGCCCCCCTTTCCATGAAGGACCGCATGGCCGAGATCCCCGGTGTGGCCGCCATCGAAACCCGCGTGGTGCTGGATGCGGTGCTGGACCTTCCTGGCGTGCTGGAGCCCTGCACCGCCCACATCGTCTCCCTGCCGGAGGACCGGGACCCACTTTTAAACCAAATTTTCCTGCGCCGGGGGCGCATCCCACGGGCGGATGCACGCGGCGAGGCCGTGGTCAGCGAGGCCTTCGCCCTGGCCAATAAGCTGGACCTCGGCGATGGTGTGCATGCCATCATCAATGGCCGCCGGGACCGCATCACCGTGACGGGGATCGGCCTGTCGCCGGAGTTTGTCTTTGAAGCCCGCGCCGGGGAGACCCTGCCGGATAACAAACGATTTGGCGTCTTTTGGATGAACTATCGCGCCGTCGCCGTGGCCTATAACATGGATGGTGCCTTCAATGACTTTGTCGTGGACATCGCCCCTGGGGCCGAACCAGGCCCCGTGATCGCCGAGATGGACCGCCTTTTGATGAGCTACGGGGCCATCGGTGCCTATACTCGAAAGGACCACGGCAGCGCCGCACGCCTGGATGATGAACTGCGCGTGCTCAATGCGCTGTCTTTCGCTTATCCAGTCGTCTTCCTGAGTGTGGCAGCCTTCATGGTGAATGCCGTGCTGGCGCGGCTGGTGCGGCTGCAGCGGGAGCAGATCGCCCAGCTCAAGGCCCTGGGTTATTCTTCCTGGCAGGTGGGGCGGCACTACCTGGGCTTTGCCATGGTCATCGTCGTCATCGGCTCCATCATCGGCGGTGTGGCAGGCCGCTTCATGGGCAATGGTTTGCTCAGCATGTATGAGCTGTTCTTCCGCTTCCCATCCCTCAAGTTCATGCTCGATTACGGTGCTCTGGGTGTGGCCTTGGCCGTCAGCGCGGGGGCCTCCTTTCTGGGCGTACTCAGCGTGGTCTGGATGGCGGTGAAGCTGCCCCCGGCCGAGGCGATGCGACCTGAGCCGCCTGCTGATTTTAAACCGAGCCTGATGGAGCGGATCGGCCTCACACGGGGCACTGGGCCCGCCTTCCGCATGGCCCTGCGCAATATCGAGCGCCGCCCTTGGCAATCCGCTTTCACCGTGCTGGGTCTCTCCCTGGCCACTGGCCTGATGGTGCTGCCTGGCAGCATGGAGGACAGCATCGACTACCTCCTGACCTATCAATGGAACGATGTGCAGCGGCAGGATGTGGTGGCCTTTCTCATCGAGCCAGGCAGCGCCAGCGCCCTGCATGATCTCGAGCACCTGCCCGGCGTGATCCGGGCGGAACCCATCCGCGTGGTGCAGGCGCGTTTGACCTATGGCCACCACACGCGCAAGCTCTCCATCACCGGTATGCCCAAAGGGGCAGATTTGAACCGTGTGCTGGATGCCAAAGGCCATCCCATCGAACTGCCAGATGAGGGCATCGTCATGTCCGTCAAGCTGGCGGAAATTCTCGGGGCCAAGCTTGGCGATGAAATTCAAGTCTCTGTCTTGGAAGGCCGCCGCCCCGTGCTGAATGTGCCCATCACCGGCCTGCGTGAAGACTTCGCTGGCGTGGCGGCCTACATGGACAAACTGGCCTTGCACCGACTCATGCAGGAAGGCGATTCCGTCAGTGGTGCCTATCTGACGGTGGATCAGGAAGGCTGGACGGACTTCATGACTCAGGTCAAAGAAACACCCCGCATTGCCGTGACGCTGGTGAAGAAGGAGCAGCTCGCCGCCTTCCGCACCACCACCGGGGAAAGCATCGGCATCATCCGCAAGCTTTACCTCACCCTGGCCGTCATCGTGGCCTTTGGTGTGGTCTATAACAGTGCCCGCATTGCCCTGTCCGAACGTGGCCGCGACCTCGCCACGCTCAGGGTCGTGGGCTTTACCCAGCGCGAGGTCGGCAGCGTCTTGCTGGGGGAATTGACCATCCTCGTGCTCGTCGCCCTGCCGGTGGGGCTTCTTTTTGGGCGTGGGCTGGCCACCTTCATCATGGCCGCCATCAGCACGGAGACCATCCGCATGCCGCTCATCATCAGCTACAAGACTTACAGCATCGCGGTGCTGGTCGTGCTCACCGCCGCCGGAGCCTGCTTCTGGGTCGTCGGCCGCATGGTGCACAAGCTCGACATGGTCGGAGTGCTGAAGGCGCGTGAATGA
- the murI gene encoding glutamate racemase, whose amino-acid sequence MTSPDSSAPLGVFDSGVGGLTVVRALRELLPNESIIYLGDTARVPYGSKSPDTIRRFSVEDTQFLVSHGVKAVVVACNTATAHALPVLQATFRVPVIGVLEPGVEATLADDSCERVGIIGTAGTIRSSAYQYALAMRKPDLLIHAIATPLLVPFVEEGWTDHPALKSVLKEYLKPLLDKGMDTLVLGCTHYPLLIPVLKRMLGNKVRLVDSASTCAAHTQRMLEEKGLLRTAKGKPTLEIYLTDLAEQAEALAKRFLGTEFGKVKKATL is encoded by the coding sequence ATGACCTCTCCTGATTCCTCTGCCCCCCTTGGTGTGTTCGATTCTGGCGTCGGTGGGCTGACGGTTGTGCGCGCCCTGCGGGAGCTTTTGCCGAATGAGTCCATCATTTACCTCGGCGACACCGCGCGGGTGCCGTATGGCTCGAAATCGCCCGATACCATCCGCCGCTTTTCCGTGGAGGATACCCAGTTCCTCGTCAGCCACGGTGTGAAGGCCGTCGTCGTCGCCTGCAATACCGCCACGGCCCACGCACTGCCAGTTTTGCAGGCCACCTTTCGTGTGCCCGTCATCGGTGTGCTGGAGCCTGGCGTGGAGGCCACACTGGCGGATGATTCCTGCGAGCGCGTGGGCATCATCGGCACGGCAGGCACCATTCGCAGCAGTGCTTACCAGTATGCCCTGGCCATGCGGAAACCGGACCTCCTGATCCATGCTATCGCCACGCCGTTGCTTGTGCCTTTTGTCGAAGAGGGCTGGACGGACCACCCGGCGTTGAAATCGGTGCTCAAGGAATACCTCAAGCCCCTGCTGGACAAGGGCATGGATACCCTGGTGCTCGGCTGTACGCACTACCCGCTGCTGATTCCCGTGCTGAAGCGAATGCTGGGAAATAAGGTGCGGCTGGTGGACAGCGCCAGCACCTGTGCGGCCCACACGCAGCGCATGCTGGAGGAGAAGGGGCTGCTGCGCACGGCCAAGGGCAAGCCGACCCTGGAGATCTACCTGACCGACCTCGCTGAACAGGCTGAGGCATTGGCCAAAAGGTTCCTCGGCACCGAATTCGGCAAGGTGAAAAAAGCGACGTTGTGA
- a CDS encoding SGNH/GDSL hydrolase family protein: MRLLPLALLTLITAAPLPAADKDFPLVSAQECRPRDGLPNFLAKVSQPGAEVRIGYLGGSITAQQGWRPKTLAHFQKTYPQAKISEINAAIGGTGSDLGVFRLKQDVLDHKPDLLFVEFAVNDGGAAPEQIHQCMEGIVRQTWKTLPDCDICFVYTVTEALVGPLKEGKFQRSASAMESIADHYGIPTIHMGLEVAKLAKEGKIEWRAKLPKTDEEKKALGDKFVFAPDSVHPHVETGHEMYLAAIVRSLAPIQAASKAPASHALKAAFIATHYEQAQLAPITDAQLSTGFSLLDPKTDDFGKRWANRMTTLHKGSKPGETITFKFKGTRCALYDLVGPDCGQVIVTLDDQPSKIVPRFDAYCTYHRLSTLMIGSNLEDKVHTVKIEIHPDQPDKVAILAKNKNVMDKPERFNGTSVYVGAILLVGEVVK, encoded by the coding sequence ATGCGTCTTCTACCGCTCGCCCTTCTCACATTGATCACGGCTGCCCCCCTTCCCGCTGCCGACAAGGACTTCCCGCTCGTTTCAGCCCAGGAATGTCGGCCTCGCGACGGCCTGCCCAACTTTTTGGCCAAGGTGAGCCAGCCAGGGGCCGAGGTGCGCATCGGCTACCTCGGCGGCAGCATCACCGCCCAGCAGGGTTGGCGACCCAAGACCCTCGCGCACTTTCAGAAGACCTATCCGCAGGCCAAGATCAGCGAGATCAATGCGGCCATCGGCGGCACAGGATCCGACCTCGGGGTCTTCCGCCTGAAGCAGGACGTTCTGGACCACAAGCCGGACCTGCTTTTCGTGGAGTTCGCCGTCAATGATGGCGGGGCCGCACCGGAGCAGATCCACCAGTGCATGGAGGGTATCGTGCGCCAGACCTGGAAGACGCTGCCAGACTGCGATATCTGCTTTGTTTACACCGTGACGGAGGCGCTCGTCGGCCCCCTGAAAGAGGGCAAGTTCCAACGTTCCGCCAGCGCCATGGAATCCATCGCCGACCACTATGGCATCCCCACCATTCACATGGGCCTGGAAGTCGCGAAACTGGCCAAGGAAGGCAAGATCGAATGGCGCGCCAAACTGCCGAAGACCGATGAAGAAAAGAAGGCATTGGGCGACAAGTTCGTCTTCGCTCCAGACAGCGTGCATCCTCACGTAGAGACCGGCCACGAGATGTATCTGGCCGCCATTGTCCGCTCGCTAGCACCCATCCAAGCAGCCTCCAAAGCTCCGGCTTCTCATGCGCTGAAGGCTGCCTTCATCGCCACCCATTACGAGCAGGCCCAACTGGCCCCCATCACAGATGCCCAGCTCTCTACCGGCTTCAGCCTCCTGGACCCAAAAACAGACGACTTCGGCAAACGCTGGGCCAACCGCATGACCACCCTGCACAAAGGCAGCAAGCCGGGCGAAACCATCACCTTCAAGTTCAAAGGCACCCGCTGTGCGCTCTATGACCTCGTCGGCCCGGATTGCGGCCAGGTGATTGTCACCCTAGATGATCAGCCCAGTAAGATCGTGCCGCGCTTTGATGCCTACTGCACATATCACCGTCTCTCCACGTTGATGATCGGCAGCAATCTGGAAGACAAGGTTCACACCGTGAAGATCGAGATCCACCCTGACCAACCGGACAAGGTGGCCATCCTGGCCAAAAACAAAAACGTCATGGACAAGCCGGAACGCTTCAATGGCACCTCCGTTTATGTCGGTGCCATCCTCCTGGTGGGTGAAGTCGTGAAGTGA
- the queA gene encoding tRNA preQ1(34) S-adenosylmethionine ribosyltransferase-isomerase QueA, whose protein sequence is MATASTVNLYAPAVLTSDFDYHLPPELIASEPLADRAASRMLVVNREAGTLEHRSFADLPQYVRPGDLWVMNNTRVVPARYFSNDGSREVLRLEPLTATRWRCMVKPGKKFRLGHTVQIGDATGTVEDILENGERILQWDREVDEATHGHLALPHYMGRDDQPEDRERYQTVFAQAAGAIAAPTAGLHFTPEILAKLPHAFVTLHVGVGTFQPVKADKLEEHVMHSENYVVSAETAAAVQAAKRVVAVGTTAMRTLETVARDHDGQVVAQSGSTDIFIYPGYPFRAVGAMLTNFHLPKSTLIMLVSAFAGKELILRAYEEAIRERYRFFSYGDCMLIL, encoded by the coding sequence ATGGCCACGGCTTCGACCGTAAACCTGTATGCCCCCGCCGTGCTCACCTCCGACTTCGATTACCATCTCCCGCCTGAACTCATCGCCAGCGAGCCGCTGGCCGATCGCGCAGCCTCGCGCATGCTGGTGGTGAACCGGGAAGCAGGCACGCTGGAGCATCGCTCCTTTGCAGATTTGCCTCAGTATGTGAGGCCGGGTGACCTCTGGGTGATGAACAACACCCGGGTGGTCCCGGCGCGCTATTTTTCCAATGATGGCAGCCGCGAAGTGCTGCGGCTGGAACCGCTCACGGCCACCCGCTGGCGCTGCATGGTGAAGCCGGGAAAGAAGTTCCGCCTAGGCCATACGGTGCAGATCGGTGATGCGACGGGCACGGTGGAAGACATCCTGGAAAATGGCGAGCGCATCCTACAGTGGGATCGCGAGGTGGATGAAGCCACGCACGGTCATCTGGCCCTGCCGCACTACATGGGGCGTGATGACCAGCCTGAGGACCGCGAACGCTACCAGACCGTGTTTGCGCAGGCCGCTGGGGCTATCGCCGCACCGACGGCAGGCCTGCATTTCACGCCTGAGATTTTAGCAAAGCTTCCCCATGCTTTTGTGACTCTGCATGTGGGTGTGGGCACCTTTCAACCTGTGAAGGCGGACAAGCTGGAAGAGCATGTGATGCACAGCGAGAATTACGTAGTCAGTGCAGAGACTGCTGCCGCTGTGCAGGCCGCGAAGCGCGTGGTGGCCGTAGGAACGACGGCCATGCGCACGCTGGAGACGGTGGCACGCGACCATGACGGCCAGGTGGTGGCCCAGAGCGGCAGCACGGACATCTTTATTTATCCTGGCTACCCATTCCGTGCCGTCGGGGCCATGCTGACGAACTTTCACCTGCCGAAGTCCACGCTGATCATGCTTGTGAGTGCCTTCGCAGGAAAGGAACTCATCCTCCGCGCCTATGAGGAAGCCATCCGCGAGCGCTATCGTTTCTTCAGCTATGGCGACTGCATGCTGATTCTCTAA
- the sufT gene encoding putative Fe-S cluster assembly protein SufT, whose translation MHSSLELKREVEAIQIPSGDSINLPLGMKVIITQSLGGTYTVATDFGLARISAKDVDALGIDPEAAKKDSESSSSNIPENASDLEAQVWNQLKNVYDPEIPVNIVDLGLVYDCQVEQNEEGKNRAVVKMTLTAPGCGMGPTIAADAQSRIMTIEDMDDAAVELVWEPAWNQGMISVEGKMKLGMI comes from the coding sequence ATGCATTCCTCCCTTGAACTGAAACGCGAAGTCGAAGCCATCCAGATCCCGAGCGGCGATTCCATCAATTTGCCCCTTGGCATGAAGGTCATCATCACCCAATCCCTGGGCGGCACTTACACGGTCGCCACAGATTTTGGCCTGGCTCGCATCAGCGCCAAGGATGTTGACGCTCTGGGCATCGACCCTGAAGCGGCCAAAAAAGACTCCGAAAGCAGCTCTTCCAACATTCCGGAAAACGCCAGCGATCTGGAAGCCCAGGTTTGGAATCAGCTCAAAAACGTCTATGACCCCGAAATCCCGGTGAACATCGTGGATCTGGGCCTGGTGTATGACTGTCAGGTCGAACAGAACGAAGAAGGCAAAAACCGCGCCGTGGTGAAAATGACCCTCACAGCCCCCGGCTGTGGCATGGGCCCCACCATCGCTGCCGATGCCCAGAGCCGCATCATGACCATCGAAGACATGGACGATGCCGCTGTGGAACTCGTCTGGGAACCCGCCTGGAACCAGGGCATGATCTCCGTGGAGGGGAAAATGAAGCTGGGGATGATCTAA
- a CDS encoding 4a-hydroxytetrahydrobiopterin dehydratase: MRLLLTLDDIEAALAHLPGWKREGANLVKNYRFASYLKGIQFVQMLAQSAEEMNHHPDLFVGWCKVTVKLTTHSEGGITRLDIDMAKHAERWSKETEATTATTRVAL, translated from the coding sequence ATGCGTCTTCTCCTCACCCTTGATGATATCGAAGCGGCTCTGGCCCATCTTCCTGGTTGGAAGCGTGAAGGTGCGAATTTGGTGAAGAACTATCGATTTGCTTCCTATTTGAAGGGCATTCAATTCGTACAAATGCTGGCTCAGTCGGCCGAAGAAATGAACCACCACCCTGACCTTTTTGTCGGCTGGTGCAAGGTGACGGTAAAACTCACCACTCATAGCGAAGGTGGAATTACCCGCCTGGACATTGACATGGCCAAGCATGCCGAAAGATGGTCCAAAGAGACAGAAGCCACGACTGCCACAACACGGGTGGCGCTGTGA
- a CDS encoding alpha-ketoacid dehydrogenase subunit beta — MSITYLEAIREAQYEALRTDPNVFLYGQDISTFGGAFKATKNLSREFPGRVFDSPISEDAMIGMAVGAAVEGARPIIEMQFADFSSVGFNQIVNQAATLYWRTNTPCPITIRMPSGGTPGSGPFHSQSMESIYAHYPGIVILTPATVEDAYWMLLESVKLNDPVIFCEHKFLYYHLKAEGFGESLPIGKARIARPGRDATVVTYSAMLHEALKSAEELQMDGYQVEVVDLRSVKPMDTDTILASVSRTGRLLAVGEAFPWGGVTAEIIARVSSEAFHMLDAPPMRLNSKDTPIPYHPNLWKSHRPTTSSITAALRDLLRY; from the coding sequence ATGAGCATCACCTATCTCGAAGCGATTCGCGAGGCGCAGTATGAGGCGCTCCGCACCGACCCCAACGTCTTCCTTTACGGGCAGGACATCAGCACCTTCGGCGGAGCCTTCAAGGCCACGAAAAATCTGAGCCGCGAGTTTCCTGGCCGCGTGTTTGATTCGCCCATCAGCGAAGATGCCATGATCGGCATGGCCGTAGGCGCAGCGGTGGAGGGGGCACGCCCGATCATCGAGATGCAGTTCGCAGACTTCTCCTCGGTGGGGTTCAACCAGATCGTCAACCAAGCGGCTACGCTATACTGGCGCACGAACACACCCTGCCCCATCACCATCCGCATGCCTTCCGGCGGCACCCCCGGCAGCGGCCCATTTCACAGCCAGAGCATGGAGAGCATCTATGCCCATTACCCCGGGATTGTCATCCTCACTCCGGCGACCGTCGAAGACGCCTACTGGATGCTGCTGGAAAGCGTGAAGCTGAATGACCCTGTCATTTTCTGTGAGCACAAGTTTCTTTACTATCACCTGAAGGCTGAAGGCTTTGGCGAATCCCTGCCCATCGGCAAGGCGCGCATCGCCCGTCCAGGTCGCGATGCCACCGTGGTCACCTACAGCGCCATGCTGCATGAAGCGCTGAAATCGGCCGAAGAATTGCAAATGGACGGCTACCAGGTGGAAGTGGTGGACCTCCGCAGCGTGAAGCCGATGGATACGGATACCATCCTCGCCTCCGTCTCCCGCACGGGTCGCCTGCTGGCCGTGGGTGAGGCATTCCCCTGGGGCGGGGTGACTGCGGAAATCATCGCCCGCGTCAGCAGCGAGGCCTTTCACATGCTGGATGCGCCACCCATGCGGCTGAACAGCAAGGACACGCCGATCCCCTACCATCCGAACCTTTGGAAGAGCCACCGGCCCACGACCTCCAGCATCACCGCAGCGTTGCGGGACTTGCTACGGTATTGA
- a CDS encoding thiamine pyrophosphate-dependent dehydrogenase E1 component subunit alpha, translating to MILSRILEEKLGSLYRAGGRIVGGVYLGRGQEAFSAAAGNNLRYGKDIYGPLIRDQAGRLAYGEPILDAMRTYLGVVTGPMRGRDGNIHRGRPKEGCMAMISHLGSLLSVVAGALFARRLRGTLGDSVGATSIGDGGTSTGAFHEGLNMASVEKLPMVISIANNQFAYSTPTSRQYACEDLVDRAIGYGVDGHSVDGTDLLACVATFRTAFARARAGHGPQLVVGKLLRLGGHGEHDDASYIPDSAKHKHEARDCIEVAKRQAVELGWATEADFRNWEEDARRDVDAAQAIASKEPTPDPYRETWHALSTSELVEGQHG from the coding sequence ATGATTCTCTCCCGGATTCTGGAAGAGAAACTCGGCAGTCTTTACCGGGCTGGCGGTCGAATCGTCGGCGGGGTTTATCTTGGCCGCGGCCAGGAAGCCTTCAGCGCTGCCGCGGGAAACAACCTTCGTTATGGCAAGGACATCTATGGACCGCTGATCCGTGACCAAGCCGGAAGACTGGCCTATGGCGAGCCGATTCTGGATGCCATGCGCACCTACCTCGGCGTGGTCACCGGCCCCATGCGTGGTCGTGATGGCAACATCCACCGTGGTCGCCCGAAAGAGGGTTGCATGGCCATGATTTCGCACCTGGGCAGCCTTCTTTCCGTGGTGGCCGGTGCTTTGTTTGCACGGCGTCTGCGCGGCACCCTCGGCGACAGTGTGGGCGCCACAAGCATCGGCGACGGCGGCACCTCGACTGGCGCATTTCATGAAGGACTGAACATGGCCTCAGTGGAAAAGTTGCCGATGGTGATCAGCATCGCCAACAACCAATTCGCCTACTCCACCCCCACCAGCCGCCAGTATGCCTGTGAAGACCTGGTGGACCGCGCCATCGGTTACGGCGTGGATGGGCACAGTGTGGATGGCACAGATCTCCTGGCCTGCGTGGCCACCTTCCGCACTGCCTTTGCCCGTGCCCGTGCCGGCCACGGCCCGCAGCTAGTCGTCGGCAAGCTCCTGCGCCTGGGTGGCCATGGCGAGCATGACGACGCCTCCTACATTCCCGATTCCGCCAAGCACAAGCATGAGGCCCGCGACTGCATCGAAGTGGCCAAAAGGCAGGCCGTCGAGCTGGGTTGGGCCACGGAGGCGGATTTCCGCAACTGGGAGGAAGATGCCCGCCGCGATGTGGATGCGGCGCAGGCCATTGCCAGCAAAGAACCCACACCCGATCCCTACCGGGAAACCTGGCACGCACTGTCCACCAGTGAGCTTGTAGAGGGACAGCACGGATGA
- a CDS encoding nucleotidyltransferase family protein: MKPTLLILAAGMGSRYGGLKQLDAMGPSGEVVLDYSVFDAIRAGFGKVVFVIRRDFEEQFRTQIGSKFGDRIAVDYAFQDINDLPAGFTVPEGRTKPWGTAHAVLAAEGVVNEPFLMINADDFYGRDAFAKIGADLASERASDGKSHYSMVGFYLKNTLSDHGSVARGVCTRGPDGMLSSVTEMTKIFRTPTGAENRESEPPLPLTGEEVVSMNFFGFTPDIFGHLRAAFTKFLETSGTDLKSECYVPKEVDVLIRDGKADVTVLESNDSWFGVTYPEDKADVVASIRALVAAGAYPENLWA; this comes from the coding sequence ATGAAACCTACCCTTCTCATCCTCGCTGCCGGCATGGGCAGCCGTTACGGCGGTCTGAAACAGCTCGATGCCATGGGCCCTTCGGGCGAGGTGGTGCTGGACTACTCCGTGTTTGATGCGATCCGCGCTGGTTTTGGCAAAGTGGTGTTTGTGATCCGCCGCGACTTTGAAGAGCAGTTCCGCACGCAGATCGGTAGCAAGTTTGGCGACCGCATCGCCGTGGACTATGCCTTCCAGGACATCAATGACCTCCCAGCCGGTTTCACAGTGCCTGAAGGCCGCACCAAGCCCTGGGGCACTGCCCACGCCGTGCTCGCCGCCGAAGGCGTGGTCAACGAACCCTTCCTGATGATCAATGCCGATGACTTCTACGGCCGCGACGCCTTTGCAAAGATCGGTGCTGATCTGGCCTCCGAACGCGCCTCCGATGGCAAGAGCCACTACTCCATGGTCGGCTTCTACCTGAAGAACACCCTCTCCGACCACGGCAGCGTGGCACGCGGCGTCTGCACCCGCGGTCCTGATGGCATGCTGAGTTCCGTCACGGAAATGACCAAGATCTTTCGCACGCCGACCGGTGCGGAGAACCGCGAGAGCGAGCCCCCACTTCCGCTGACAGGTGAAGAAGTCGTCTCCATGAACTTCTTCGGCTTCACCCCCGACATTTTCGGCCACCTGCGCGCCGCCTTCACCAAGTTCCTCGAAACCAGCGGCACCGACCTCAAGTCCGAGTGCTATGTGCCCAAGGAAGTAGACGTACTGATCCGCGACGGCAAAGCCGACGTGACGGTGCTGGAATCCAACGATTCCTGGTTCGGGGTTACCTACCCAGAAGACAAGGCGGACGTCGTCGCTAGCATCCGCGCCCTGGTCGCCGCCGGTGCCTATCCAGAGAATCTTTGGGCCTGA